The Bacillus paramycoides genome contains a region encoding:
- a CDS encoding N-acetylmuramoyl-L-alanine amidase C-terminal domain-containing protein: protein MGCFAGSGGHNEFVPGANSEYGIEHVEDRRFLDAVAKYVQAAGWKYVNCSDEVGTTKTAVWSNAANNHLRVKDSDVDLQFHLNASPGGTGCEVWLHPSYGNRQLAAKISKAMANALGLRDRGIKFSTDLGWINKTKTGLLPEICFIDNETDMQKYHANFDKAAKAVAEVIVGKTIQSFEGVAIIVNKFNKVVTYEFGTALVPELLGMMDSLGYESCIISGGDKQGLVRFETNYRQGNELDRATAWLDTRGLKYFYTKE, encoded by the coding sequence ATGGGTTGTTTTGCAGGATCAGGTGGTCATAATGAATTTGTTCCAGGTGCAAATAGTGAATATGGAATTGAACATGTGGAAGACAGACGTTTCTTGGATGCTGTCGCTAAATATGTGCAAGCAGCAGGATGGAAATATGTGAACTGTAGTGACGAAGTAGGAACAACAAAAACCGCAGTTTGGAGTAATGCAGCAAATAATCATTTGAGAGTGAAAGATAGTGATGTAGATTTGCAGTTTCATTTAAATGCTTCTCCAGGTGGTACAGGTTGTGAAGTGTGGTTGCATCCTTCATACGGTAATAGACAGTTGGCCGCAAAGATTTCAAAAGCGATGGCTAATGCATTGGGATTGAGAGATCGAGGAATTAAATTTTCTACGGATTTAGGTTGGATTAATAAAACAAAGACAGGATTACTTCCTGAAATTTGCTTTATCGATAATGAGACGGATATGCAAAAATATCACGCTAACTTTGATAAAGCAGCTAAAGCGGTAGCCGAGGTTATTGTGGGTAAAACAATTCAATCATTTGAAGGAGTGGCAATTATTGTGAATAAATTTAATAAAGTTGTTACGTATGAGTTTGGTACAGCGTTAGTGCCGGAATTGTTAGGGATGATGGATTCTTTAGGATATGAATCTTGTATCATTTCTGGCGGGGACAAGCAAGGTCTAGTAAGATTTGAAACAAATTACCGCCAAGGTAATGAACTAGATCGAGCTACAGCATGGTTGGACACAAGAGGTCTTAAATATTTTTATACAAAAGAATAG
- a CDS encoding SMI1/KNR4 family protein: protein MNILEKLNEAFTLESYESPASKEAIKELQKFSSIDVPLDYLEVIQHCTNAEINVQNELYIRIWSPADCIEMNEAHNIQKYIPNSLAIGDDEGGKALLYVDGNEGFGLYTVDFGDLDIEETIKIAPSLKALLIDSVGVEELLS, encoded by the coding sequence ATGAATATTCTAGAAAAATTAAATGAGGCCTTCACATTAGAATCTTATGAATCACCAGCGAGTAAAGAGGCTATTAAAGAATTACAAAAATTCTCATCAATAGATGTACCATTAGATTATTTAGAAGTAATTCAACATTGTACAAATGCAGAGATTAATGTACAAAATGAACTTTACATACGTATTTGGAGCCCCGCTGATTGCATAGAGATGAATGAAGCACATAATATTCAAAAATATATACCAAATTCATTGGCAATTGGTGATGATGAAGGTGGAAAAGCATTATTATATGTAGATGGAAATGAAGGCTTTGGATTATATACAGTGGATTTTGGAGATTTAGATATTGAAGAGACAATTAAAATTGCTCCTTCATTAAAAGCGCTGTTAATAGATAGCGTCGGAGTAGAGGAATTGTTGTCATAG
- a CDS encoding WXG100 family type VII secretion target, whose amino-acid sequence MVQIKVTPEMLEEVANCASNTRIALESIHNNLCNEIDRLCSQWIGASNQQFAQMFNDARPKAFTSINSIIQVEEDLKRIAEKFRNADNQDVTLEEGAMCDKPSSEEKGFDSVKLARDIAGELSGEYDIKKAWDGVDPYTGEKLSTWDRIFAGGMAVAGITPIGKLAKVGKGVKMTAEAVEATKAVTSTKPNYLLFNKTHRDSMPKPKGRGPNGGNLQSHHGLQQQWAKENLGKYGYDPKLAPTVTIETGKGLPHTIISNAQNLRRDERLSLGNGKWSSTLQDELKYLVSDFERAGFSKENISETLEQQYKMLDKLKVKYERIDY is encoded by the coding sequence ATGGTTCAAATCAAAGTGACACCTGAAATGCTAGAAGAAGTTGCTAATTGCGCAAGTAATACCCGAATCGCATTAGAATCTATACATAATAATTTATGCAATGAAATAGATCGATTGTGTTCTCAATGGATTGGTGCCTCTAATCAACAATTTGCTCAAATGTTCAATGATGCGAGGCCAAAAGCTTTTACATCTATCAATTCAATTATACAAGTGGAAGAAGATTTGAAACGAATTGCCGAAAAGTTTCGCAATGCAGATAATCAAGATGTTACATTGGAAGAAGGCGCAATGTGTGATAAACCTTCTTCTGAAGAAAAAGGATTTGATAGCGTTAAACTAGCTCGAGATATCGCTGGTGAATTAAGTGGTGAGTATGATATTAAAAAAGCGTGGGATGGAGTTGACCCTTATACTGGAGAAAAACTGTCAACCTGGGATAGAATTTTTGCAGGTGGAATGGCCGTAGCTGGTATTACACCTATTGGAAAACTCGCTAAAGTTGGAAAAGGTGTGAAAATGACTGCAGAAGCAGTTGAAGCTACTAAAGCTGTAACCAGCACAAAGCCAAATTATCTGTTATTTAATAAAACACATCGTGATTCAATGCCTAAGCCAAAGGGGCGCGGACCAAACGGCGGTAATTTACAATCACATCATGGCTTACAGCAACAATGGGCAAAAGAAAATTTAGGCAAGTACGGATATGATCCGAAGCTCGCACCAACAGTGACTATCGAGACAGGAAAAGGATTACCTCACACCATAATTTCAAATGCACAGAATTTAAGACGCGATGAGCGTTTAAGTTTAGGTAATGGGAAATGGAGCTCTACTTTACAAGATGAATTAAAATATCTAGTATCTGATTTTGAACGCGCAGGATTTTCTAAAGAAAACATTTCAGAAACTTTAGAACAGCAATATAAAATGCTTGATAAACTAAAAGTAAAGTATGAAAGGATTGATTATTAA
- a CDS encoding YolD-like family protein — MNNANMPKGRGMVKWTPFAAMPEQFAGIREIIKDKAKVERPTLTQDEQELIENMLLCSLLSEEEILITYYEDGFLLTNYMTVVDIDPLNKSILCTDAFYNNMTLKFIDIIDAK; from the coding sequence ATGAACAACGCTAATATGCCAAAAGGACGAGGAATGGTTAAATGGACTCCATTCGCAGCGATGCCAGAACAATTTGCAGGTATCCGTGAGATTATTAAAGACAAGGCAAAAGTAGAACGCCCTACATTAACTCAGGATGAACAAGAGCTTATTGAGAACATGCTATTATGTTCGTTGCTTTCTGAAGAAGAAATATTAATTACATATTATGAAGATGGTTTTTTACTTACTAACTATATGACTGTCGTGGATATTGATCCGCTGAATAAATCTATACTTTGCACAGATGCATTTTACAATAATATGACGTTGAAATTTATTGATATTATTGATGCAAAATAA
- a CDS encoding Y-family DNA polymerase: MYDYSILPNRIVLCVDLRSFYASVSCIKMGLDPLHTKLAVVGDVNRSGSIVLAATPPLKALGVKKMARLYEIPRRKDILVVNPIMSTYIKCSNYITKLALQYVPIEDFHQYSIDEFFMDITDSIHLFANDPYEFALKFKREIYAKTRIECTIGIGPNPLMSKVALDVEAKKTKDCIAYWKYEDVPIKLWPIRPLSKFWGISGKTEAKLNRKGIHSIGDLAQYPLKYLKQSFGVIGEELHLHSNGIDFSRISEKYVPTTTSIGKSQILMRDYNIEEFPIILLEHIEEVCYRMRRQNKLAQTIHFSIGYSKNYAGGFRKTHTMNRPTNLTMDIYKICTYFLHEFYTGEPIRTINVSLTNLINEGEEQISLFDNVMQREKEMKLTKVMDEIRTKFGKNSILRGISYTNSATARYRNTLLGGHKA, translated from the coding sequence GTGTATGACTATTCAATATTGCCAAATCGAATTGTTTTATGTGTAGATCTTCGTTCGTTCTATGCCAGCGTATCGTGCATCAAAATGGGATTAGACCCACTTCATACTAAATTGGCTGTAGTTGGTGATGTGAATAGGAGTGGGTCAATTGTTTTGGCTGCAACTCCACCATTAAAAGCATTAGGTGTTAAGAAAATGGCGAGATTGTATGAGATACCACGTCGTAAAGATATCCTTGTGGTAAATCCAATTATGAGTACTTACATAAAATGCTCTAATTACATCACTAAGTTGGCTCTACAATACGTGCCAATTGAGGATTTCCACCAATATTCCATAGATGAGTTCTTTATGGACATTACGGATAGTATTCATTTGTTTGCTAACGATCCATATGAATTTGCATTGAAATTCAAGCGTGAAATATATGCAAAGACAAGAATTGAATGCACGATAGGCATTGGCCCTAATCCTTTAATGAGCAAGGTTGCCTTAGATGTGGAGGCAAAGAAAACGAAAGATTGCATAGCATACTGGAAGTACGAAGATGTACCCATAAAATTATGGCCAATACGACCGCTGAGTAAGTTTTGGGGGATTTCGGGTAAGACAGAAGCAAAGTTAAACCGAAAAGGCATTCACTCAATCGGAGACTTGGCGCAATATCCACTCAAATATTTAAAACAGAGCTTCGGGGTCATTGGCGAAGAACTACACTTACATAGCAACGGCATTGATTTTAGCCGCATATCAGAAAAATATGTTCCAACAACAACTTCTATTGGTAAGAGTCAAATACTTATGCGTGATTACAACATAGAAGAATTCCCGATTATTCTACTGGAACATATTGAGGAAGTTTGTTATCGAATGCGAAGGCAAAACAAACTAGCTCAAACTATTCATTTTTCCATTGGTTACAGTAAGAATTACGCTGGTGGCTTCAGAAAAACTCACACTATGAACCGACCAACCAATTTAACAATGGATATTTATAAGATTTGTACATATTTTTTACACGAGTTTTATACTGGGGAACCCATTAGAACTATCAATGTTTCTTTAACTAACTTAATCAATGAAGGCGAAGAACAAATCTCACTATTCGATAATGTAATGCAACGAGAAAAAGAAATGAAACTAACTAAAGTAATGGACGAAATACGCACTAAATTTGGTAAAAACAGCATATTAAGAGGAATTTCGTATACAAATAGTGCGACAGCAAGATACAGAAACACATTGTTAGGGGGACATAAAGCATGA
- a CDS encoding NADH:ubiquinone oxidoreductase: MYQNSYPYPYQYPQTYMDNMYREFTSKIGTFFTILNNVPISGGTIPSGTRVFIHNVRRDAAGNEIVTIVFPQMVTGGCIARATDVLGSVLEAPAPVLQFRDQY; this comes from the coding sequence ATGTATCAAAACTCATATCCATATCCATATCAATATCCTCAAACCTATATGGACAATATGTATCGTGAATTTACAAGTAAAATAGGAACGTTTTTTACTATTTTAAATAACGTCCCTATATCAGGAGGGACGATTCCATCTGGAACGCGCGTTTTTATTCATAATGTAAGACGTGATGCTGCAGGAAATGAAATAGTTACAATAGTATTTCCTCAAATGGTAACAGGTGGCTGTATAGCTCGCGCCACAGATGTTTTAGGTTCTGTACTTGAAGCACCAGCTCCGGTTCTGCAGTTCCGAGATCAATATTGA
- a CDS encoding DUF3967 domain-containing protein, producing the protein MTDEIVYSASEVYKRLGISDSTLRKYMEVLQREGFAVKKDNRGRRQYTDSDIMVIEKLIELSKHDGMTLEKAAKMIAQQIEKVNPDLIQEETEETDLVPFHIKQQLQEQYSVMAQEMNQSILAMEKRLSEQAKQSNEEIKASVEAHNERVEKRLEARDETLMKTLREMQETKRMMQEFRDEVAAAKEKQKPWWRFW; encoded by the coding sequence ATGACGGACGAAATTGTTTATTCTGCGAGTGAAGTATACAAACGACTAGGAATCTCCGATAGCACCCTTAGAAAGTACATGGAAGTATTGCAACGCGAAGGATTCGCAGTAAAGAAAGATAATCGTGGCAGACGCCAATACACAGACAGTGACATTATGGTGATTGAGAAATTAATTGAACTGAGTAAGCATGACGGTATGACGCTAGAAAAGGCTGCGAAGATGATTGCGCAGCAAATTGAAAAAGTTAATCCGGATCTGATTCAAGAAGAGACTGAGGAAACGGATTTAGTGCCATTCCATATTAAGCAGCAATTACAGGAACAGTACAGCGTTATGGCGCAAGAAATGAATCAGAGTATATTAGCGATGGAGAAGCGATTAAGTGAGCAGGCGAAGCAAAGCAATGAGGAAATCAAAGCGAGCGTAGAAGCGCATAATGAGCGAGTGGAAAAACGATTGGAAGCGCGGGATGAAACCCTTATGAAGACACTACGCGAGATGCAGGAAACGAAGAGAATGATGCAGGAATTTCGGGATGAGGTTGCTGCAGCGAAAGAAAAGCAAAAGCCGTGGTGGAGGTTCTGGTAA
- a CDS encoding serine hydrolase domain-containing protein has product MKKTIVFVLTIFILFSGFATKSYALSDSKSVAIQALLDDACRTSGVPGMSISILADGEVFYFSSGYADLEKGLSASENTLYELASVSKAFTGMGILLLEEQGLLSMTDPIQKYLPWFTLKYQGKPVDMQNLTLNNFLHHTSGLTNIRHIQNIPQGNTPDMLQKTVETLVDAELAFSPGEQYNYGTVNYDVLGLVIEIVSRQSYEDFMKEQVFLPLGLHQTYVYKEDAQATGQLAQGYRSSFFITTPFNAPDYAGNKPAGYIISNTKDMARWMGIQMGIVQDIPEIFHRAIEKSHRGDMSVSAVNDMYYAAGWSVNAEQTFIEHTGGNPNFSTEVAILPNERTAICLLSNGANTNINLVLKVKNILNGNLAQSYEISGTQLLDIILSSTTIILCLLAVLLFFLGLRKRKTNEQQPMTKKRTIVTIIFLIATIAQCIMFFAFDWSTILIWQTYSVLTALISSTLLTASITWFVYTHRLDASVRK; this is encoded by the coding sequence ATGAAAAAGACTATTGTTTTTGTATTAACGATATTTATATTATTCTCAGGATTCGCAACAAAAAGTTATGCGTTGTCAGATTCGAAATCTGTGGCAATACAAGCATTGCTAGATGATGCCTGTCGTACATCAGGTGTGCCTGGAATGTCAATCTCAATACTTGCTGATGGTGAAGTGTTCTACTTTTCTTCTGGGTATGCAGATCTTGAAAAGGGATTGTCTGCAAGTGAAAATACACTCTATGAGTTGGCCTCGGTGAGTAAAGCTTTTACTGGTATGGGGATTTTGCTATTGGAAGAGCAAGGGCTGCTATCAATGACTGACCCTATCCAAAAATATTTACCTTGGTTTACGTTAAAGTATCAAGGTAAACCTGTTGATATGCAAAACCTTACACTAAATAACTTTCTTCACCATACCAGCGGCCTAACAAATATTAGACATATTCAAAATATTCCACAAGGTAATACGCCTGATATGTTGCAAAAGACTGTGGAAACGCTGGTAGATGCAGAATTGGCGTTCTCTCCCGGTGAACAATATAACTATGGAACCGTTAATTATGACGTATTGGGTTTGGTTATTGAGATTGTATCACGACAAAGCTATGAAGACTTTATGAAGGAACAGGTATTTCTACCCTTAGGTCTTCACCAGACGTATGTTTATAAAGAAGATGCTCAAGCCACTGGACAGTTAGCACAGGGCTACCGTTCTTCCTTTTTTATAACAACTCCATTTAACGCTCCGGATTATGCTGGGAATAAACCTGCCGGCTATATCATTTCTAATACAAAAGATATGGCGCGTTGGATGGGCATACAGATGGGTATCGTGCAGGACATACCCGAAATATTTCACAGGGCCATCGAAAAATCACATAGGGGTGATATGTCTGTTTCGGCTGTCAATGATATGTATTATGCGGCAGGTTGGTCGGTAAACGCCGAACAAACGTTTATAGAACACACTGGGGGTAATCCAAATTTTAGTACCGAAGTAGCCATACTGCCAAATGAAAGAACAGCCATCTGCTTACTGAGCAACGGCGCAAATACCAATATAAACCTGGTACTAAAAGTTAAAAATATATTAAACGGCAATCTAGCTCAGTCATATGAGATAAGCGGCACACAGCTTTTGGACATCATTTTGTCGTCTACCACAATTATTCTTTGTCTATTAGCCGTTCTGTTATTTTTCTTAGGATTAAGAAAAAGGAAAACGAATGAGCAGCAGCCAATGACAAAAAAGAGAACAATCGTAACAATTATTTTCCTAATCGCTACGATTGCCCAGTGTATAATGTTTTTTGCCTTCGATTGGTCAACGATACTTATTTGGCAAACATATAGTGTTCTTACAGCTTTAATTTCGTCAACATTATTAACAGCAAGCATTACTTGGTTTGTATATACTCACCGATTAGATGCCTCGGTCCGAAAATAA
- a CDS encoding ParA family protein: MTRQATTYVIGNFKGGVGKTKTATMLAYEAATVFNEKCLLVDMDPQGNATRVLAKTGDIEQIDKSITDGFLNQNLENEIIPVIENLDIIPSNTSFRKLSKILFDMFPEDEVAQITYLKKLLEPLKDKYDRIYIDVPPTISDYSDNAMIAADYCIIVLQTQELSLEGAQTYIAYMQFLAETYDADLQVLGIIPMMLHQGKRVDNKVLQQAQEMYGGNVLDTIVRYQERLKVYDIEGIHKNVNVSGNIDMWDEKAHQLFIDVLSELNEHENYFATINA, from the coding sequence TAATCGGTAACTTTAAAGGCGGAGTTGGAAAAACAAAAACAGCTACAATGTTAGCTTATGAAGCAGCTACTGTATTTAACGAGAAATGTCTTTTAGTGGATATGGACCCTCAGGGTAATGCTACAAGAGTACTTGCTAAAACAGGTGACATTGAACAAATAGACAAGTCTATTACTGATGGATTTCTAAATCAAAATTTAGAGAATGAGATTATCCCAGTTATCGAGAATTTGGATATCATTCCATCTAATACTTCATTTAGAAAGCTTTCGAAAATCCTCTTCGATATGTTCCCAGAGGATGAAGTTGCACAAATTACATATTTAAAGAAGTTACTAGAACCATTAAAAGATAAATATGATCGCATCTACATTGATGTACCACCAACAATCAGTGACTACTCAGATAACGCTATGATAGCAGCTGATTATTGTATCATCGTTCTACAAACACAAGAGTTATCTTTAGAAGGTGCTCAAACATACATCGCTTATATGCAGTTCTTAGCAGAAACATATGATGCAGACCTACAAGTTCTAGGTATTATTCCAATGATGTTACACCAGGGAAAACGAGTGGATAATAAAGTATTACAACAAGCTCAGGAAATGTATGGCGGAAACGTTCTAGATACAATCGTGAGATATCAAGAACGCCTAAAAGTATATGATATCGAAGGGATTCATAAAAACGTTAACGTTAGCGGTAATATTGATATGTGGGATGAAAAAGCACATCAGCTATTCATCGATGTTCTTAGCGAACTTAATGAACATGAAAACTATTTCGCTACTATTAACGCTTAA